In the Cyanobacterium sp. T60_A2020_053 genome, GATTAATTACTAAACTAAAATTTCCCTTAATTTCTTCCACATTAGTAATTAGCCAAGGATTAATTGACTTGTTATCACCTGAACATTTACAAGCAGTAATTGAGCATGAAAAAGCACACCAAAAACACCAAGACCCTTTAATCTTTTTTTGGTTATCATTATGTAAAAGAATTACCTTTTGGCTTCCGTATAATGAAGAAATTTGGTCTGATTTGGTACTATTTAGAGAATTAAGAGCAGATGCAACAGCATCAGAAAAAGTAGATTTTCTTTTATTGGCAGAATCTTTGATTATGGTAACAGAAGCGATGATCAATCATCAAGAAACCGCTAATAATGATTATATTTGTGCCTTTACTAACTCTCGTTTACAAGAAAGAATAGAGGCTTTAATTAATCAAAATACGGCAGCAGAAAA is a window encoding:
- a CDS encoding M56 family metallopeptidase; amino-acid sequence: MSCFAIIAMGYQGKMWGYEATMISYSLACLYLVYGLIIFGKYIADVKKSSAPFTLYSTAKIYEASYQLLPTNLPYAGLITKLKFPLISSTLVISQGLIDLLSPEHLQAVIEHEKAHQKHQDPLIFFWLSLCKRITFWLPYNEEIWSDLVLFRELRADATASEKVDFLLLAESLIMVTEAMINHQETANNDYICAFTNSRLQERIEALINQNTAAEKVNWYQLSWTIIIFIPLLIIPFHQ